The genomic segment CGCCCGTTCCAGCGCGACCATCGACGATCCGGCGCCAGGTCGTCGAACGATCGTCCGGTCCATTCGCCATAATCGAGCTCGTCGAGGGCGGGGACGATCTCCACCGGCAGCCTGAAATGCGCGGCGAGGATGCAGGCCGATTGCACGCAGCGCCGTTGCGGGCTGGACTGAATGAGCGATGGCCGCGGCGCGATGGTGCCGGCACAGCGTGCCATCTCCTCACAGCCGAGATCGCTGAGCTCGACGCCTTTCATCCGGCCGCACAGGATGCGGCCGAGCAGGGCATGATGACCGTGCCGGACGAGATGGATGATCCCAGCCATCACGCAAGCGCCTTGTCGTCGATGAAGGCGCGTGTCCGCCGTCCGGCCTCTTCGTCGGTGAACTGCTGCGGCGGCGATTTCATGAAATAGCTGGAAGGGCCGGTCAGCGCTCCGGCCTGGCCGCGGTCCATGGCGAGCTTGGCACAACGCACCGCGTCGATCACGACGCCGGCCGAGTTCGGGGAGTCCCAGACCTCGAGCTTGACCTCGGCGCTCAAGGGAACGCCGCCGAACGTCGTTCCCTCCAGGCGGATGAAGGCGAGCTTGCGGTCGGTGAGCCATGGCACGTGGTCGCTCGGTCCGACATGGATGTTGTCGGGGTCCATGGGGACGTCGAACTGGCTGGTTACGGCCTGGGTCTTGGAGATCTTCTTCGAGGCCAGCCGCTCCCGCTCGAGCATGTTCTTGAAATCGGTGTTGCCGCCGACATTGAGCTGGTAGGTGCGGTCGAGCCGCACGCCGCGGTCACGGAACAGATTGGCGAGCACGCGATGCAGGATGGTGGCACCGACCTGGCTCTTGATGTCGTCGCCGACGATCGGCAGGCCGGCCTCCTCGAAGCGCCGCCGCCATTCCGGATTCGAGGCGATGAAGACCGGAATGCAATTGACGTAGCCGCAGCCGGCCTCGATGGCGCGCGCCGCATACCACTCGCTGGCGCGCTGCGAGCCGACCGGAAGATAGGATACCAGAACGTCGGTGCGGGACATCGCCAGCACTTCGGACACGTCGGCCTCCGGCACGTCCGCAACCGGAACGTCGCCTGTAAGATATTGGCCGATGCCGTCCAGGACCGGACCGCGCTGCACGATCACGCCTGTCGGCGCGACGTCGGAGAAGCGGTGCGTGTTGTTGGGCGCCGCGAAGATCGCATCGGCGACGTCGCGGCCGACCTTGTTGGCATTGACGTCGAAGGCCGACGCGATCTGGATGTCGCTGATATGGTAACCGCCGAGGTCCGCATTCATCAGTCCCGGGACCGGCTCGTTCGACTTGGCGTTCCGGTAGTAGGTGAGGCCCTGGACGAAGGAGCTCGCGCAATTGCCGACGCCGACGAGTCCGACGCGCACGCGGCGCCTGTCTTGAAGACGAGAATGCATGGAATGAAGCCCTCCGGAAACACGCGGCGTCGGTGCAAGAGTCGGTGCAAGAGTCGGTGTAAGTACGTCGGCGAACGTGCGGAAGGTATGTTCGTTCCTGGAAAGGCGGTGCGAGCGGCAGGGCTTGGGCGATTCATCGCGACAAAATGCGACGTGCTTAACATGGGATAGATTCCCGAACCGCCAACCGGGAACGAACAGCTTTCATGATGAAGATGAAGAAGATGATGCTCGCCTCGCACGACCGCTTCGAATCTGCCGCGAAGAACCAATCATTCCGGCCCGCGTTTGTCGGCCAATGGTTCGGTGCGGTACGGGCTCATCGCCCGGTTCGTCAAAGAGAGGTGACATGACGTCGACGGCGCCCGGTTGCTGGGCGGAGGCGATCAGGGCGGGCGATTTCGCGCGCGCCTGGATGATCAACGATCGTGATCTGCTGGAGATCGCACATCCGCCGAAGCACACCGGTCCGCGCCATCTCCAGCGCATCTGGCGCGGCGAGGACCTCAAGGACAAGCACGTGCTGGTGCGCTGCTATCACGGGCTCGGCGACACCATCCAGTTCCTGCGCTTCATGAGCCCGCTTCGTGCGATTGCGCGCAGCGTGACCCTGTGGTGTCAACCCGAGCTGCTGCCGCTGCTCGAGGGCGCGGCCGGCGTCGATCGTGCGATCCCGCTGCATGATGGTGCGCCCGAGATCGCTTTCGAGGTCGACATCGAGATCATGGAGGTGCCGCACGCCATCCGAGCGCGCCGCGATCAGGTCGAGATGCGCGGGCCTTACCTGGCGCTGCCTCCACTTGCCGTTCCGCCGCCCCGAAGAGGACAAGGTCTGGCCGTCGGCCTGGTCTGGAAGGTCGGTGAGTGGGACAAGCGGCGGGAGGTGCCGGCCGCCTTGTTGCGCAATCTCGCAGGGTTCGGCGTCACGCTCCATTCGCTCCAGCGCGGCGCCAGCACCGAAGAGCTTGCGGCGGTCGGGGCGCGGGACGTCAGCACGCCCGACATCACAGCTCTCGGCCATCGCCTGCGGCAGCTCGATCTCGTCGTATGTGTCGATACCATGGTCGCACACCTTGCGGGCGCGCTTGGATGCGAGGCCTGGGTCTTGCTTCATGCCGATTGCGACTGGCGCTGGCCTCCATCCGGCGCGCGCTCGTTCTGGTATCCGAGCCTGCGCCTGTTTCACCAAAGACGGCCGGGCGATTGGGGCCATGTCGTCGCCGAAGTCCGCGACGCGCTGCGGGCGCGCCTCGAAGCAGGTCGAGCCACTGCGGCGACGTGATTTCCAGACCATTATTTCCAAGACATTGCTGAGGAACGAGCGTCGCCCACGCGCTTTGGAGCAACGTCCTCGCGAGGGAAAGACGCTCATGCAAAGTTCCGACGCCGCCGTGTCGACCGCCAGCCTGTCGCGGGTGACGGACGATATCTGGATCCTGGACGACAAGCCAATCAGCGCCGCCGGCCTGCAACTGCCCGTGCGGATGACCGTCATCCGCTTGTCGAATGGCGACCTCGTGCTGCATTCGCCGGTGCGTTATTCGCCCGCTCTGCGCCAGGAGCTGGAGCGGCTGGGCTCGATCAGGTACCTGCTGGCGCCGAATATCGCGCATTGGATGTTTCTGCCTGAATGGCAAAGGCAGCTGCCGCAGGCCGCGATCTTTGCCGCGCGCGGCCTTGCGGCGCGCGGGCAGGTGCGGGCGGCCGGCATCCGTATCGATCGCGAAATTGGAGACACGACGCCGGAGGAGTGGGCCGCCGACCTCCAAACATCGTCGGTGAATGCTCCGATGTTCTCCGAGGTCGAGCTGTTCGACCGGCGGAGCGGAACACTGGTTCTGACCGATCTCGTGCAGAACCTCGCTCCCCGCCACCTCAGCGCGCCGAATGCGGCGGCGGCGAACCTGCTCGGCATTGCCAAGCCGGACGGCAAGGCCCCGGTCTATCTGCGGCTGCTGCTGCGGCTCGGTGGCCGTTCGGCGCAGGCTGCGGCCCAGCGGCTCGTCAAGCTGGCTCCGGAGCGGGTGATCTTTGCGCATGGCGACTGGTTCGAAACCCAGGGAACGGCGCGCCTGCGGCGATCCCTGCGCTGGCTGCTTCCGGCGGAGGTCTCGGGACGCGTGCAGGGGCAGACGGCCGGCACGCGCGTCGTCATCACCGGCGCCTCCAGTGGAATCGGGCGTGCTGCGGCGCTGGCCTTTGCCCGCGAGGGCGCAAGCGTGGTCCTCGCGGCGCGCCGCGGCGAGGTCTTGATGCGCCTTGCTGCGGAATGTGAGGCGCTCGGAGGCCGTGCTCTGGCCGTGCCGACCGACGTCACTGACGCGCAGGCGATGCAGCGTCTAGCCGGCGCGGCGGAC from the Bradyrhizobium sp. WBAH42 genome contains:
- a CDS encoding histidine phosphatase family protein, which encodes MAGIIHLVRHGHHALLGRILCGRMKGVELSDLGCEEMARCAGTIAPRPSLIQSSPQRRCVQSACILAAHFRLPVEIVPALDELDYGEWTGRSFDDLAPDRRWSRWNGRRGTSRPPGGETMRSLQNRVVAHLEQLRGDRNLDAVVLVSHAEPIRAALLHYSRTPLDQFLSIEIDPASISTLRADSRGMKITGINQRVAA
- a CDS encoding inositol-3-phosphate synthase; the encoded protein is MHSRLQDRRRVRVGLVGVGNCASSFVQGLTYYRNAKSNEPVPGLMNADLGGYHISDIQIASAFDVNANKVGRDVADAIFAAPNNTHRFSDVAPTGVIVQRGPVLDGIGQYLTGDVPVADVPEADVSEVLAMSRTDVLVSYLPVGSQRASEWYAARAIEAGCGYVNCIPVFIASNPEWRRRFEEAGLPIVGDDIKSQVGATILHRVLANLFRDRGVRLDRTYQLNVGGNTDFKNMLERERLASKKISKTQAVTSQFDVPMDPDNIHVGPSDHVPWLTDRKLAFIRLEGTTFGGVPLSAEVKLEVWDSPNSAGVVIDAVRCAKLAMDRGQAGALTGPSSYFMKSPPQQFTDEEAGRRTRAFIDDKALA
- a CDS encoding SDR family oxidoreductase encodes the protein MQSSDAAVSTASLSRVTDDIWILDDKPISAAGLQLPVRMTVIRLSNGDLVLHSPVRYSPALRQELERLGSIRYLLAPNIAHWMFLPEWQRQLPQAAIFAARGLAARGQVRAAGIRIDREIGDTTPEEWAADLQTSSVNAPMFSEVELFDRRSGTLVLTDLVQNLAPRHLSAPNAAAANLLGIAKPDGKAPVYLRLLLRLGGRSAQAAAQRLVKLAPERVIFAHGDWFETQGTARLRRSLRWLLPAEVSGRVQGQTAGTRVVITGASSGIGRAAALAFAREGASVVLAARRGEVLMRLAAECEALGGRALAVPTDVTDAQAMQRLAGAADEAFGGIDVWINNAGTGVFGAYQEADIALHRRTIEVNLLGTMHGAFAVLPIFLRQNRGVLINNISLGGWAPTPFAAAYTASKFGLRGFTASLRQELRAHPDIHVCGVFPSIVDTPGFVHGANASGRRLDPGPLLYQSEDVAETFLRLAHAPRDEVAVGWPARAGQLAYAMAPEITENILGAAFRWLLSRARPAARNEGTLLEAGPQGTSVDGGWLLRRQVPPAAVLSKGLVLLGIAAGLAIAASRAGRPYRPRARTRRRRA